The Thermodesulfobacteriota bacterium sequence GGGACCAGGTCTCCTTGGGGTCCCAGCTCCAGTACGTGCCCCAGGCGTAGTTGGCCCAGATGGCGCCCGTGAGGATGCCCAGGGTCAGGAAGGGGAAGCCCAGGGCGATGGCGCGGTAGGAGATGTCGTCCAGCACCTTCCGGGGGGGGACCGCCCCGCTCGTGCCGTCCCCGCGGAAGAGGTAGACGATGCTCAGGGCGAACGATATGGCGAATCCCGCGTACCCGATGAAGCAGGTCACCACGTGGGCCGTGAGCCAGTTGGACTGGAGGGCCGGCACCAGGGGCTGGAGGTCGGGGGAGATCCGGGGGTTCAAGGAGACGATGGCGATGGCCAGCGCCCCCAGGGGCGCCACGAAGGCCCCCAGGGTCCGCGTGGCGTACTTCCACTCGAAGAGCAGGTACACGGCCACGATGCACCAGGCGAAGAAGACCTTGGACTCGTACATGTTCGACAGCGGCATGTACGCAAAGCCCATGTTGTGGCTCTCCACGTACCGCACCACGAAGGCGCCGGTGTTGACGAGGAAACCGGCCAGGAGGGTTGCCGTGGCCGCGAGCCCGATGGCGCGGCTCTGCCGGCTCGCCAGGAAGAGGGCGTAGAGCACGCTCGCCACCAGATAGAGCACCATGCTGACGTTGAAGAGGGTGATGTTCATCGCAGGAAGTCCTTTCGTTGGGGGCCGTTCCCGGCCCCCGGCAGTTCCAAACGGCACAAGTGTAGAGAGGGCAGCACCCCCAGGTCAAATGAGAACGGTCTCACGGAGCGGTCAGCTTTCAGCGCGAACCCGAGAAGGCGGGCTCGCCCCGGGGGTGGTTGACCGCTGACGGCTGATAGCTGACAGCTCGTCAGTACGGCACCCGGATGGCGTCGAGCTCCTCCTTGGTGATCTCCTTCCAGCGCTTCAGGGTCCAGCCTCCCACCCACTCTTTGAAGAGGGAGAGGTTGCGCTGGCGCTCTTCCTCGGAGCCGCCGAGGTAGGCGTACATATTGCCCGCCTTGCCCTCGGGGGAGCCCTTGCCGTCGTCCAGGCGGCGCATGAGGGCGCCGGTGTCGGGCCAGGCCGTGAAGGACACCAGGTGGGTGTAGGTGTCCATCCGGGGGCCGACGAACTGGGGGACGAACCGCTCCTTCTCGCGCTTCCACGGGGGGTACTCGGGGGTGTCGGCGCCGTGGCATCCCCCGCACTGGGTCTCGACGACGGGCCGGATGTGCTCCTCGTAGGTGGCGGCGGAGGCGGTGGGGCTCGTGGCCGCGGCGAGGGCCAGCGCCAGGGCCGAAACGGCGAGCCGTGTGGCGGTGCGGGTCATGGTTGCTTCTCCTTCTTCGGCTGGGTCTCGATGTCTGTCGGGCCGGTCAGCAGCACCCGCTGGTGTCGCACCCGCACTGGGGAGGGCCTCCGGTCAGCCAGCCCTTGATGATGGCGCTGGCGCACCCCACGCCG is a genomic window containing:
- the ccsB gene encoding c-type cytochrome biogenesis protein CcsB, whose product is MNITLFNVSMVLYLVASVLYALFLASRQSRAIGLAATATLLAGFLVNTGAFVVRYVESHNMGFAYMPLSNMYESKVFFAWCIVAVYLLFEWKYATRTLGAFVAPLGALAIAIVSLNPRISPDLQPLVPALQSNWLTAHVVTCFIGYAGFAISFALSIVYLFRGDGTSGAVPPRKVLDDISYRAIALGFPFLTLGILTGAIWANYAWGTYWSWDPKETWSLITWFVYAAYLHARFTAGWKGTRLAWLSIVGFGATMFTYWGVNFILSGLHSYG
- a CDS encoding cytochrome C, encoding MTRTATRLAVSALALALAAATSPTASAATYEEHIRPVVETQCGGCHGADTPEYPPWKREKERFVPQFVGPRMDTYTHLVSFTAWPDTGALMRRLDDGKGSPEGKAGNMYAYLGGSEEERQRNLSLFKEWVGGWTLKRWKEITKEELDAIRVPY